The window CCTTATGGCAAAGATAATCAAGCAATTTACTCCATCTCGAGAGGTCGATTCAATAGAGTATTAATTGATGAAGCGGAAAAAGAAGGTGTGAAGATGAATTTTGGCCATCGATGTGACTACATTAACCTACACAAAAATGAGATGCATTTTGCAGTGGGTTTTGAAAAAAATCGTGTTTTTTCGAATATTATAATTGGAGCAGATGGAGCATATAGTGCTTTAAGAATGGCAATGCAAAAGCAGGGTCGATTCAATTACAAGCAAGAATACATCTCCCATGGCTACAAAGAATTGACAATACCTGCGACTCCAAATGGGGAATTTGCAATGGATCCAAATGCACTTCACATTTGGCCAAGAGGGAAATTCATGCTGATCGCCCTTCCCAACCCAGATAAATCATTTACCTGTACTTTATTTTTACCTTTTGAAGGTACTAAAGTTTGCTTTGACAAAATCAATGACAAGCAGGATGTGATAGGCGTATTTAAGACATATTTTGATGATGCTTATCAAGTAATGCCAAATCTTGCTGAGGAATTTCTAAGAAACCCAACTTCAGCACTGATCAATATAGAATGCTATCCTTGGGTTCAAGACAAGGCTTTGTTGATCGGTGATGCGTCACATGCCATGGTTCCTTTTTATGGACAAGGAATGAATTGTGGATTTGAGGATTGCTTTATCTTGGATAGCTTGATCGATAAATATGGAACTACTGCTTGGGATTTGATTTTTGCAAAATTCCAAAAAAACAGAAAACCTGATACAGATGCGATTTGCCAATTGGCATTGGAAAACTTCACAGAAATGAGAGATGCTGTAGCTGATCCTAAGTTTATTATCAGAAAGAAAATAGAAGCAAAACTACACAGTCTCTATCCAAAAGACTGGATACCTCTCTACACTATGGTGACATTCTCAGATATGCCATATTCTGAAGCTTATGCTCAAGGAAAGCTACAAGAAAGCATTATGGACAAAGTGATGTCTAATCCTCTAATCACTCAAAATTGGGACAAACTGGATTATGGAGACATCATAGATCAAATGGATGCAGCAAAAGCAGTTTAACAACCTCAAAACAGGAGATTTCTTTAACCCATGGTTCACGCCTCGTCGCTCAAAGATTGTAAACTTTGATTTTCCTTGAAGGGTTATTCAATAACTCTTCAAAGTTCATGATTTCAAATGAAGCTTTACTAGAAAATTTTACAAGGATAAACCAAGAAAAGTAGATCCATAAGTCAGTAATATTAAAATGCTGACTTTATCTGACATGTTACTTAATTATTACCAATTGAATTATCCTGTTAAGAAATTGACCTATTATTTTATAAAAAGCACATCTTCTTCTAGCTTAAAGGAAATTTAAAATTTTAAGAGAGATTGCAACCAAATTTTATTCTATTTGAAATACATATTTGATAACACAAAGTCGTAACGCAGACCTCTTTCTT is drawn from Belliella baltica DSM 15883 and contains these coding sequences:
- a CDS encoding FAD-dependent oxidoreductase; this translates as MEKNDISILGAGLIGSLLSIYLKKRGLDVSLYEKREDNRKSQYKEEGRSINMALSDRGWKALEKIGLKDKIMPLAIPMYGRKVHDEHGKTTFMPYGKDNQAIYSISRGRFNRVLIDEAEKEGVKMNFGHRCDYINLHKNEMHFAVGFEKNRVFSNIIIGADGAYSALRMAMQKQGRFNYKQEYISHGYKELTIPATPNGEFAMDPNALHIWPRGKFMLIALPNPDKSFTCTLFLPFEGTKVCFDKINDKQDVIGVFKTYFDDAYQVMPNLAEEFLRNPTSALINIECYPWVQDKALLIGDASHAMVPFYGQGMNCGFEDCFILDSLIDKYGTTAWDLIFAKFQKNRKPDTDAICQLALENFTEMRDAVADPKFIIRKKIEAKLHSLYPKDWIPLYTMVTFSDMPYSEAYAQGKLQESIMDKVMSNPLITQNWDKLDYGDIIDQMDAAKAV